One genomic region from Blastococcus sp. Marseille-P5729 encodes:
- a CDS encoding glycoside hydrolase family 3 protein, which produces MRTCRSALAACCLLALSACTGTTPGDSSTTGGADQNGTGSASAATSTSSPPSCAQQTADGLTPEQKGAQLILVAMSSSTIGSTSTQITDGYAGGVFLLGGWSSVTTTATATEHIHLLADGTTGITPWVTIDQEGGAVQQLKGPDIPAIPSALDQAELGAVDLRAQATLWGQQLKGAGIDINLAPVADVVPTEKGTKNAPIGYYDRQYGATPHEVSGPMIAFMQGMQDAGITPTVKHFPGIGRIDGNTDKTAAGIADHQLTADDPVLQPFQDAIDEGAPIVMVSTAQYPNLDPANQAAFSPPIVTDLLREKMGFDGVVFSDDVGAAVSVSGIPVADRATRFIEAGGDVVLTAVADQAPTMHAAIVAKYAADTEFADQVDDAVDRVLALKEEQGLLVCAD; this is translated from the coding sequence GTGAGAACCTGCCGAAGCGCCCTCGCCGCGTGCTGCTTGCTGGCGCTCTCCGCCTGCACCGGCACCACCCCGGGTGACTCCTCCACGACCGGCGGCGCCGACCAGAACGGCACCGGGTCGGCGTCTGCGGCCACCAGCACCTCGTCCCCACCCAGCTGCGCCCAGCAGACGGCCGACGGTCTCACCCCCGAGCAGAAGGGCGCTCAGCTGATCCTGGTGGCCATGAGTTCGAGCACGATCGGGTCCACGAGCACGCAGATCACCGACGGGTACGCCGGCGGGGTCTTTCTGCTGGGCGGGTGGAGCTCCGTCACCACGACGGCAACGGCTACCGAGCACATCCACCTGCTCGCCGACGGAACTACCGGGATCACTCCCTGGGTGACGATCGACCAGGAAGGCGGTGCGGTGCAGCAGCTGAAGGGCCCCGACATACCGGCGATCCCGTCGGCGCTCGATCAGGCCGAGCTCGGTGCGGTCGACCTCCGCGCGCAGGCCACCTTGTGGGGGCAGCAGCTGAAGGGAGCCGGCATCGACATCAACCTCGCCCCCGTGGCGGACGTCGTCCCAACCGAGAAGGGCACGAAGAATGCCCCGATCGGCTACTACGACCGGCAGTACGGCGCTACCCCCCACGAGGTGAGCGGCCCCATGATCGCCTTCATGCAAGGGATGCAGGACGCCGGAATCACTCCTACGGTGAAGCACTTCCCGGGCATCGGGCGGATCGACGGCAACACCGACAAGACCGCGGCGGGCATCGCAGACCATCAGCTGACCGCCGACGATCCCGTCCTGCAGCCCTTTCAGGACGCGATCGACGAGGGTGCCCCTATCGTGATGGTCTCGACCGCCCAGTACCCCAACCTCGACCCGGCGAACCAGGCCGCCTTCTCGCCGCCCATCGTGACCGACCTGCTGCGCGAGAAGATGGGCTTTGACGGCGTCGTGTTCTCCGACGATGTCGGTGCTGCCGTGTCGGTCTCCGGCATTCCGGTCGCCGATCGCGCGACGCGGTTCATCGAGGCCGGCGGCGACGTCGTACTTACGGCGGTTGCTGACCAGGCGCCGACCATGCACGCGGCGATCGTTGCCAAGTACGCGGCGGATACCGAGTTCGCCGACCAGGTCGACGATGCGGTCGACCGCGTACTGGCCCTCAAGGAGGAGCAGGGTCTGCTGGTCTGCGCCGACTGA